Proteins from one Rhizobium sp. WSM4643 genomic window:
- a CDS encoding GXGXG domain-containing protein, whose translation MPVIDLATTPLRELNSALHNIQNGSNDLSFEVVNPRGSHSVAVGIDAPVTVDVKGSVGYYCAGMNDGGTVTVHGSAGPGVAENMMSGTVVIEGDASQYAGATGRGGLLVIKGNAASRCGISMKGIDIVVHGNIGHMSAFMGQSGHLVVLGDAGDALGDSLYEAKLFVRGSVKSLGADCIEKELRPEHLTKLAELLEKAGVTEVRPEEFKRYGSARKLYNFNIDNADAY comes from the coding sequence ATGCCTGTCATTGATCTTGCCACTACGCCGTTGCGCGAACTCAACAGCGCCCTGCACAACATCCAGAACGGTTCGAACGATCTTTCCTTCGAAGTCGTCAATCCGCGCGGCAGCCATTCGGTTGCCGTCGGCATCGATGCGCCCGTCACGGTCGATGTGAAGGGGTCCGTCGGCTATTACTGCGCCGGGATGAATGATGGCGGGACCGTCACCGTTCACGGTTCGGCAGGTCCGGGCGTTGCGGAAAACATGATGTCTGGAACCGTCGTCATCGAGGGCGATGCCAGCCAGTATGCCGGCGCAACCGGCCGCGGCGGCCTCCTTGTCATCAAGGGCAATGCGGCATCGCGCTGCGGCATCTCGATGAAAGGCATCGACATCGTCGTTCATGGCAATATCGGTCACATGTCCGCCTTCATGGGCCAGTCCGGCCACCTCGTGGTACTCGGCGATGCCGGCGATGCGCTTGGAGATTCGCTCTACGAGGCAAAGCTCTTCGTGCGCGGTTCGGTCAAGAGCCTGGGTGCCGATTGCATCGAAAAGGAGCTGCGTCCCGAGCATCTGACGAAGCTGGCGGAACTTCTCGAAAAGGCGGGCGTGACCGAAGTGAGGCCCGAGGAATTCAAGCGTTACGGCTCCGCCCGCAAGCTGTACAACTTCAATATCGACAACGCCGACGCGTATTAA
- a CDS encoding class II glutamine amidotransferase: MCGIVGLFLKDKSLEPELGALLSSMLVTMTDRGPDSAGIAIYGDASGNSGKITIQSSNPKKDFAGLEAELGQAVGASVAVQVKSTHAVITLARDLLETGKAAVSELRPNVRIMSSGDAIEIYKETGLPKDVVSRFAVNSMAGTHGIGHTRMATESAVTTLGAHPFSTGSDQCLVHNGSLSNHNNLRRELKREGMTFETENDTEVAAAYLTAEMAKGKNLGQALEGAVDDLDGFFTFVVGTKSGFGVVRDAIACKPAVMAETDQYVAFGSEYRALVNLPGIENARVWEPEPATVYFWDHQKVA, from the coding sequence ATGTGCGGAATTGTGGGTCTCTTCCTCAAGGATAAAAGTCTCGAACCGGAGCTCGGGGCATTGCTGTCCTCCATGCTGGTGACGATGACGGATCGGGGGCCGGACAGCGCCGGTATTGCGATCTATGGCGACGCCAGCGGCAACAGCGGCAAGATCACCATCCAGTCGTCCAATCCGAAGAAGGATTTCGCCGGCCTCGAGGCCGAGCTCGGCCAGGCGGTTGGCGCATCGGTCGCCGTCCAGGTGAAGAGCACGCATGCCGTCATCACGCTTGCGAGGGACCTGCTCGAAACGGGCAAGGCAGCCGTTTCGGAACTGCGTCCGAACGTTCGCATCATGAGCAGCGGCGACGCCATCGAGATCTATAAGGAAACGGGTCTGCCGAAGGATGTCGTCTCGCGCTTCGCGGTCAATTCGATGGCCGGCACCCACGGCATCGGCCATACCCGCATGGCGACGGAATCAGCCGTCACGACGCTCGGCGCCCATCCTTTCTCCACCGGCTCCGACCAATGCCTGGTGCATAATGGCTCGCTGTCCAACCACAACAATCTGCGCCGCGAACTGAAGCGCGAGGGCATGACCTTCGAAACCGAAAACGACACCGAGGTCGCCGCCGCCTATCTGACGGCAGAGATGGCCAAGGGCAAGAATCTCGGCCAGGCGCTGGAAGGCGCGGTGGATGACCTCGACGGCTTCTTCACCTTCGTCGTCGGCACGAAATCCGGCTTCGGCGTCGTGCGCGATGCGATCGCCTGCAAGCCCGCCGTCATGGCCGAAACGGACCAGTACGTCGCCTTCGGTTCCGAATACCGGGCGCTCGTCAACCTACCCGGCATCGAGAATGCCCGGGTCTGGGAGCCGGAGCCTGCAACCGTCTATTTCTGGGATCACCAGAAGGTCGCTTGA
- a CDS encoding helix-turn-helix domain-containing protein, with amino-acid sequence MKPKREAAEQPEQALGGRAPFSQDPHAVREPKENNLEMAIGHEVRAYRKKLGITVTDLAAATGISLGMLSKIENGNISPSLTTLQSLSRALGVPLTAFFRRFEEPRNAVFVKAGQGIELERRGTRAGHQYNVLGHIDNNTSGVIVEPYLITLTTDSDIFPTFQHEGMEFLYMLEGEVVYRHGDQLFQMQPGDSLFFDADAPHGPEQLVKLPSKYLSIISYPQQSSKS; translated from the coding sequence ATGAAACCCAAGCGTGAAGCGGCAGAGCAACCGGAACAGGCGCTTGGCGGACGCGCTCCCTTTTCCCAGGACCCGCACGCCGTTCGCGAGCCGAAGGAAAACAACCTCGAAATGGCGATCGGCCATGAGGTGCGCGCCTACCGCAAAAAACTCGGCATTACCGTCACCGATCTGGCGGCGGCGACCGGCATTTCGCTCGGCATGCTGTCGAAGATCGAGAACGGCAACATCTCACCGTCACTGACGACGCTGCAATCGCTGTCGCGGGCGCTCGGCGTGCCGCTGACGGCCTTCTTCCGCCGTTTCGAGGAGCCGCGCAACGCCGTCTTCGTCAAGGCAGGCCAAGGCATCGAGCTCGAACGGCGCGGCACGCGCGCCGGTCATCAATATAATGTGCTCGGTCATATCGACAACAATACCAGCGGCGTCATCGTCGAGCCCTATCTCATCACCCTGACGACCGACTCCGACATCTTCCCGACCTTCCAGCACGAGGGGATGGAATTTCTCTATATGCTTGAGGGCGAAGTCGTTTACCGCCACGGCGACCAGCTTTTTCAGATGCAGCCCGGCGATAGTCTGTTCTTCGACGCCGATGCGCCGCATGGGCCGGAGCAGCTGGTGAAACTGCCGAGCAAATACCTCTCGATCATCAGCTATCCACAGCAGAGCTCGAAAAGCTGA
- a CDS encoding GlxA family transcriptional regulator — translation MSSLDSRNAQTIGFILIPGFALMSYASATEPLRAANLLAGREIYRLQIFSPDGAAALSSSGVSVPAEPLPVRGSGLGTAFVCAGGLPRDWRYPGVLSCLRQLSREGVRIGGISGGSYLMAAAGLLSGRDFTIHWEHAAALLEAFPDLTPRQARFLIDGNRITCGGGIAPLDMMHVLIAERMGPDFARRVSDWYLHTEVNEPAAPQRASLAQRYGVYHPGLLSVLERMEETIEMPLERAAMARIAGVTTRHLDRLFSAHLGSTFLEQYRRIRLQHAHRLLKQSPLSVSEIAVATGFSSLSHFSRMFRALYGIAPRAARRE, via the coding sequence ATGTCCTCACTTGATAGCAGAAATGCCCAGACGATCGGCTTCATCCTTATCCCGGGATTTGCGCTGATGTCCTATGCCTCGGCGACGGAACCGCTCAGGGCGGCAAATCTCTTGGCGGGACGTGAGATCTATCGGCTGCAGATCTTCTCGCCGGATGGCGCAGCGGCACTCTCCTCCTCGGGCGTCAGCGTCCCCGCCGAACCTCTCCCTGTCAGGGGCTCGGGGCTCGGAACGGCCTTCGTCTGCGCCGGCGGCTTGCCCCGCGACTGGCGGTATCCCGGCGTGCTTTCCTGCTTGCGGCAGTTGTCGCGCGAAGGTGTGAGGATCGGCGGCATCTCGGGCGGTTCTTATCTGATGGCCGCCGCCGGACTGCTTAGCGGCCGCGACTTCACCATCCATTGGGAGCATGCCGCAGCCCTTCTCGAAGCCTTCCCGGACCTCACGCCGCGCCAGGCGCGCTTCCTGATCGACGGCAACAGGATTACCTGCGGCGGCGGCATCGCACCGCTCGACATGATGCATGTGCTGATCGCCGAGCGCATGGGGCCGGATTTCGCCCGCCGGGTCAGCGACTGGTATCTTCATACGGAGGTCAACGAGCCGGCTGCACCCCAGCGCGCCTCGCTGGCGCAGCGCTATGGCGTCTATCATCCCGGCCTGCTCAGCGTTCTCGAACGGATGGAGGAGACGATCGAGATGCCGCTCGAGCGCGCCGCCATGGCGCGCATTGCCGGCGTCACCACCCGCCATCTCGACCGGCTCTTTTCGGCTCACCTCGGCAGTACCTTCCTCGAGCAGTACCGCAGGATCAGGCTGCAGCATGCCCATCGGCTGCTGAAGCAGAGCCCGCTTTCCGTCTCGGAAATCGCGGTGGCCACCGGCTTTTCCAGCCTGAGCCATTTTTCCCGGATGTTCCGTGCCCTCTACGGCATCGCTCCGCGCGCGGCGCGGCGGGAATAG
- a CDS encoding sarcosine oxidase subunit beta family protein: MRYSALSIFLNGLRGNKSWLPAWRDPAPKPHYDVIIVGGGGHGLATAYYLAKEFGVTNVAVLEKGYLGSGNIGRNTTIIRSNYLLPGNNPFYELSMKLWEGLEQDFNFNAMVSQRGVLNLFHSDAQRDAYTRRGNAMRLHGVDAELLDRQAVRKKLPFLGFDNARFPIMGGLFQPRGGTVRHDAVAWGYARGADQRGVDIITQCEVTGIRSENGQITGVETSKGFIGCGKLALAAAGNSTVVADMAGLRLPIESHVLQAFVSEGLKPFIDTVVTFGAGHFYASQSDKGGLVFGGDIDGYNSYAQRGNLASVEHVAEAGLALIPSLSRVRYLRSWGGVMDMSMDGSPIIDRTHIDNLYLNAGWCYGGFKATPASGFCYAHLIARNTPHQTARAFRLDRFARGYPIDEKGVGAQPNLH; this comes from the coding sequence ATGCGCTATTCCGCTCTTTCGATTTTCCTCAACGGCCTTCGCGGCAACAAAAGCTGGTTGCCTGCCTGGCGCGACCCGGCGCCGAAGCCGCATTACGACGTCATCATCGTCGGTGGCGGCGGCCATGGTCTTGCCACCGCCTATTATCTTGCCAAGGAATTCGGCGTCACCAATGTCGCCGTCCTCGAAAAGGGCTATCTCGGCTCCGGCAATATCGGCAGGAACACGACGATCATTCGCTCGAACTACTTGTTGCCGGGCAATAATCCTTTCTACGAGCTGTCGATGAAGCTCTGGGAAGGGCTGGAGCAGGACTTCAACTTCAACGCCATGGTCTCGCAGCGCGGCGTGCTCAACCTCTTCCATTCCGACGCCCAGCGCGACGCCTATACGCGCCGCGGCAACGCCATGCGGCTGCACGGCGTCGACGCCGAGCTTCTCGACCGGCAGGCGGTGCGCAAGAAATTGCCCTTCCTCGGCTTCGACAATGCCCGTTTCCCGATCATGGGCGGCCTGTTTCAGCCGCGCGGCGGCACGGTGCGCCATGATGCGGTCGCCTGGGGTTATGCGCGCGGCGCCGATCAACGCGGCGTCGACATCATCACCCAGTGCGAGGTGACCGGCATCCGCAGCGAAAACGGTCAGATTACCGGCGTCGAGACCAGCAAGGGTTTCATCGGCTGCGGCAAGCTGGCGCTGGCCGCCGCCGGCAATTCCACCGTCGTTGCCGATATGGCCGGCCTGCGGCTGCCGATCGAAAGCCATGTGCTGCAGGCCTTCGTTTCCGAAGGACTGAAGCCGTTCATCGACACGGTCGTCACCTTCGGCGCCGGGCATTTCTACGCGTCCCAGTCGGACAAGGGCGGCCTGGTCTTCGGCGGCGATATCGACGGCTACAATTCCTATGCCCAGCGCGGCAATCTCGCTTCGGTCGAGCACGTCGCCGAAGCCGGGCTGGCGCTGATCCCGTCGCTGTCGCGCGTGCGCTATCTGCGCTCCTGGGGCGGCGTCATGGATATGAGCATGGACGGCTCGCCGATCATCGACCGCACCCATATCGACAATCTCTATCTCAACGCCGGCTGGTGTTACGGCGGCTTCAAGGCCACACCGGCCTCCGGCTTCTGCTACGCCCATCTGATCGCCCGCAATACGCCGCATCAGACCGCCCGCGCCTTCCGGCTCGATCGTTTCGCGCGCGGCTATCCGATCGACGAAAAGGGCGTCGGCGCCCAGCCCAACCTGCACTGA
- a CDS encoding sarcosine oxidase subunit delta: MASLISCPHCGARPKEEFSIRGDAGLIRPAPDAGADAWFDYVYLRDNPRGRHSEFWHHSSGCRRWLIVERDTVTHAVHGVRDAALSKLGGEPA; the protein is encoded by the coding sequence ATGGCAAGCCTGATTTCCTGTCCCCATTGCGGCGCCCGACCGAAGGAGGAGTTCTCGATCCGCGGCGATGCGGGCCTTATCAGGCCGGCGCCGGATGCCGGTGCGGATGCTTGGTTCGATTATGTCTATCTGCGCGATAATCCGAGGGGCCGGCACAGCGAATTCTGGCACCACTCCTCCGGATGCCGGCGCTGGCTGATCGTCGAACGCGATACCGTCACCCATGCGGTCCATGGCGTCCGCGACGCCGCCCTTTCCAAGCTCGGCGGAGAACCGGCATGA